The following are encoded together in the Variovorax sp. PBS-H4 genome:
- a CDS encoding HAD family hydrolase: MQITSTPIAAAGRYPPAVLFDLLTALLDSWTVWNVAAGSEQMGRAWRAEYLRLTYGCGAYVPYEDLVRQAGAAVGLPAGASQALDDHWDELPAWSGAAELLQALKPHCKLAVVTNCSRRLGQRAARRLGIDWDVVVTSEEAGFYKPDPRPYRLALERLDVQPGEAAFVAGSGYDMFGTASVGLRTYWHNRVGLARPDGAPLAEVESPTLDGVLPWLRGSHPAAF; the protein is encoded by the coding sequence ATGCAAATCACTTCGACTCCCATCGCTGCAGCCGGGCGTTATCCGCCGGCCGTGCTGTTCGACCTGCTCACTGCGCTGCTGGATTCCTGGACGGTCTGGAACGTGGCCGCCGGTTCCGAGCAGATGGGCCGTGCCTGGCGTGCCGAATACCTGCGGCTCACTTATGGTTGCGGCGCTTACGTGCCATACGAAGACCTGGTGCGGCAGGCCGGCGCTGCCGTCGGGCTGCCCGCTGGCGCATCGCAGGCGTTGGACGACCATTGGGACGAGCTGCCGGCCTGGAGCGGCGCTGCCGAACTGCTGCAGGCGCTCAAGCCGCACTGCAAGCTGGCTGTGGTGACCAATTGCTCCCGACGCCTTGGCCAACGCGCCGCTCGACGCCTGGGAATCGACTGGGATGTGGTCGTGACCTCCGAAGAGGCAGGCTTCTACAAGCCCGACCCCAGGCCCTATCGCCTGGCGTTGGAGCGATTGGACGTGCAGCCGGGCGAGGCAGCCTTCGTTGCGGGTTCCGGCTACGACATGTTCGGCACGGCAAGCGTCGGCTTGCGTACGTATTGGCACAACCGAGTCGGGTTGGCCAGGCCCGATGGCGCGCCGTTGGCGGAAGTCGAGTCGCCGACGCTCGACGGCGTGCTGCCATGGCTGCGCGGCTCGCATCCGGCCGCGTTCTGA
- a CDS encoding LysR family transcriptional regulator — protein sequence MMQIEDLRLAAALLRENSLSAAARSLGVTPPALSMRLRKLEASLGLVLANRTSRKLHLTSEGERFGREAYELLLKFDGLRESLQRDDRRLTGTLRVAASFGYGRTHVAPLLSRFSRLHPALRLQLDLRETPWPDKHDSDAVVHVGSVRDSSWVGQTLASNERWLCASPGYLREHGMPRNPADLAYHACICIRENDEDVTLWHMRPAGSNARKSETLRINPAFVTNDGSVARQWAEDGLGIVLRSQWDAADALAAGRLERVMTDWEFGAAPVVVLVPTRKGRSARVQALVNFLVEAAGALR from the coding sequence ATGATGCAGATAGAAGACCTTCGCCTCGCTGCTGCGCTGTTGCGCGAGAACTCGCTCAGCGCTGCCGCGCGCTCGCTCGGTGTCACACCGCCCGCCCTGTCGATGCGATTGCGCAAACTCGAGGCTTCACTGGGCCTGGTACTGGCCAACCGCACTTCGCGCAAGCTGCACCTGACGTCGGAAGGCGAACGATTTGGACGGGAGGCCTACGAGCTCTTGCTGAAGTTCGATGGCCTGCGCGAATCCCTGCAGCGCGACGACCGACGCCTGACTGGAACCCTGCGCGTCGCTGCGTCCTTCGGCTATGGCCGGACGCACGTCGCGCCGTTGCTGTCTCGTTTCTCTCGCTTGCATCCGGCCCTGCGGCTGCAACTCGACTTGCGCGAAACCCCGTGGCCCGACAAGCACGATTCCGACGCCGTGGTGCATGTGGGCTCGGTTCGCGATTCATCGTGGGTGGGTCAGACGCTCGCTTCCAATGAGCGGTGGCTGTGCGCAAGCCCCGGCTACCTGCGTGAGCACGGCATGCCCCGCAACCCGGCGGACCTGGCCTACCACGCGTGCATCTGCATCCGCGAGAACGACGAAGACGTGACGCTGTGGCACATGCGGCCTGCTGGCAGCAACGCCCGCAAGAGCGAGACGCTGCGCATCAATCCGGCGTTCGTCACCAACGACGGCAGCGTCGCACGCCAGTGGGCCGAGGATGGTTTGGGCATCGTGTTGCGCTCCCAATGGGACGCGGCAGACGCGCTGGCCGCAGGCCGCCTCGAGCGGGTGATGACGGACTGGGAGTTCGGCGCCGCCCCCGTGGTGGTGCTCGTACCCACGCGCAAGGGACGCAGCGCGCGGGTACAGGCGCTGGTGAACTTCCTGGTTGAAGCGGCAGGGGCGCTGCGGTAA
- a CDS encoding adenosine deaminase — protein sequence MTHLAEFIRQLPKAELHMHLEGSIEPEVMLALAERNGIKLRWETADALRRAYDFSSLQDFLNLYFEGCRVLVQQQDFYDITRAYLRKCAADQVLHAEMFIGPQSFTERGVTLQSLMDGVLGAMDDAHREDGIGSGLLISAHRHRTETEALALLDSIMPWQDRVAGIGMGGPEVGNPPSKFVSFFAECKRRGFKTSIHAGEEGPAAYVREAIELLNVDRVDHGNAALNDPSLVELLRQRQIPLTVCPLSNLRLKGVRSLELHPLRRMLEKGLFVTVNSDDPPYFGGYVNENLIEVQRCLGLSREDILTLAKNSFRAAFIDETAKSRFVASIDDYVAHHPLP from the coding sequence ATGACCCACCTTGCCGAGTTCATCCGCCAACTTCCGAAGGCCGAGCTTCACATGCATCTTGAAGGCAGCATCGAACCCGAGGTGATGTTGGCGCTCGCGGAGCGCAATGGCATCAAGCTTCGTTGGGAGACAGCTGACGCGCTGCGCCGCGCGTACGACTTTTCAAGCCTGCAGGACTTCTTGAACCTCTATTTCGAAGGCTGCAGGGTTCTTGTCCAGCAGCAGGACTTTTATGACATCACGCGCGCTTACCTGCGCAAGTGCGCTGCGGACCAAGTGCTTCACGCGGAGATGTTCATCGGCCCGCAGAGTTTCACGGAGCGCGGTGTCACCCTCCAATCCTTGATGGACGGCGTACTCGGCGCAATGGACGACGCTCACCGAGAAGACGGCATTGGCTCTGGCCTTCTGATCAGTGCTCACCGGCATCGCACAGAAACTGAAGCGCTTGCGCTTTTGGACAGCATCATGCCTTGGCAGGATCGCGTGGCGGGTATTGGCATGGGGGGACCTGAAGTAGGCAATCCCCCATCCAAGTTCGTGAGTTTCTTCGCCGAGTGCAAACGCCGTGGGTTCAAGACTTCTATCCACGCCGGCGAGGAAGGGCCTGCCGCCTATGTGCGTGAGGCTATTGAGCTTTTGAATGTGGATCGCGTGGATCACGGAAACGCTGCTTTGAATGATCCCTCGTTGGTCGAACTACTGCGACAACGTCAAATTCCGTTAACTGTTTGCCCCTTGTCGAACCTTCGATTGAAGGGGGTGCGTTCGCTAGAGCTCCATCCGCTGCGACGAATGCTGGAGAAGGGTCTCTTTGTCACCGTGAACTCGGACGATCCGCCATACTTCGGTGGATATGTCAACGAGAATCTAATCGAGGTCCAACGCTGCCTTGGGTTGTCTCGTGAGGACATCTTGACGCTCGCAAAGAACAGCTTCCGAGCCGCCTTTATCGACGAGACTGCAAAATCCCGCTTTGTCGCGAGCATTGACGACTATGTCGCCCATCACCCGCTGCCCTGA
- a CDS encoding ABC transporter substrate-binding protein produces MQRHFSVRVCQIYGWALVVLGLSLTTMVCAAQAQERALKKVTIAVGSQVLNVSYPWLMMPLALGYWKQEGYDVNVIGVSGSAQALQQLASGGIEFAELNATNLIQANTEGNTKVRGVMGNGVIDWGLAVLDDGPIKGVKDLKSKKVGIVSLATGGTSLLKGLLRSNGIDPETDIQLIAVGGGAPALDALKNNRVQALMFWQSALTGFENSGTKLKVFRSPQWRSMPDFTLTAMQKLLDSDPKMVEAIVRGAAKGQLFAATNPDCARRVHWKAFAGTKPTGADEATLVKWDLALLNAQLETLNDAFKMNGGKWIGAMDPAAYGRFQDFMFDEKQITKQLPRETFIATNASLIENANRFDREEVIAAATTCKGW; encoded by the coding sequence ATGCAGCGCCACTTCTCAGTTCGTGTTTGCCAGATCTACGGATGGGCACTCGTTGTCCTAGGCCTTTCCCTCACCACAATGGTGTGCGCGGCGCAAGCACAGGAACGTGCGCTGAAGAAGGTCACTATCGCGGTTGGGAGCCAGGTCCTCAATGTGAGCTATCCGTGGCTGATGATGCCGCTCGCGCTCGGCTATTGGAAGCAGGAGGGCTATGACGTTAACGTGATCGGTGTATCGGGATCTGCCCAGGCGCTGCAGCAGCTCGCCTCCGGCGGCATTGAGTTCGCGGAACTCAATGCGACGAACCTGATTCAGGCGAACACCGAAGGCAACACCAAGGTTCGCGGGGTCATGGGCAATGGAGTCATCGACTGGGGACTGGCAGTGCTTGACGATGGGCCGATCAAGGGCGTCAAGGATCTCAAGTCCAAGAAGGTGGGCATTGTGAGCCTCGCGACGGGTGGCACGTCATTGCTGAAAGGCCTCCTTCGGAGCAACGGCATCGACCCCGAGACCGATATTCAGTTGATCGCCGTAGGGGGCGGTGCGCCTGCGCTTGATGCCCTGAAGAACAACCGCGTCCAGGCGCTGATGTTCTGGCAATCGGCACTCACTGGATTCGAGAACAGCGGGACAAAGCTTAAGGTCTTTCGTTCTCCGCAATGGCGCAGCATGCCGGACTTCACGTTGACAGCCATGCAAAAGCTTCTTGATTCGGACCCCAAGATGGTGGAGGCCATTGTGCGTGGGGCCGCCAAGGGGCAGTTGTTTGCAGCAACCAACCCAGACTGCGCACGCAGAGTTCATTGGAAGGCGTTCGCCGGGACTAAGCCCACGGGAGCCGACGAGGCCACGCTCGTCAAATGGGACCTCGCCCTTCTCAATGCGCAACTTGAAACCCTGAATGATGCTTTCAAGATGAATGGAGGCAAGTGGATTGGGGCAATGGATCCGGCAGCCTACGGTCGGTTCCAAGATTTCATGTTCGATGAGAAGCAGATCACCAAGCAGTTACCTCGCGAGACTTTCATTGCGACGAATGCATCGCTGATCGAGAATGCCAATCGATTTGATCGGGAGGAAGTCATCGCAGCGGCCACAACGTGCAAGGGCTGGTAA
- a CDS encoding LysR family transcriptional regulator, with the protein MINSIGLRYFVGVARVGSIRRAAEELHVAASAISRQIHLLEEDLGSALFERHRGQKMMKLTPAGEVVLAYARGVEDGLEQVRTDIRSIKTLQRGTVKLGISESFTREFLPQFLQRFHTLYPGINFEVVVAGGSKLVEQLARDELDISLSYIAPDIFDITVVEQVFIKPCLLVASNHAFAKRPFVDLSECADEEMALPDETLTIRGSYVRMFAKAKIKPRSVMVTNSFELMRASATAGLCVAIVNKYFGGPKSPRGLKYVPLRGKGVEKWPLNICVHTDRNLPAAARIFLEHLQQAVRRFAADD; encoded by the coding sequence TTGATCAACAGCATTGGATTGCGGTACTTCGTGGGCGTTGCACGCGTGGGTTCCATTCGACGCGCTGCAGAAGAACTGCACGTCGCGGCCTCCGCGATATCACGTCAAATCCATCTGTTGGAAGAAGATCTGGGTAGCGCACTATTTGAGCGGCACCGTGGGCAGAAGATGATGAAGCTCACACCTGCGGGAGAGGTGGTGCTGGCCTATGCCCGCGGCGTCGAGGACGGGCTTGAGCAGGTGAGAACCGACATCCGTTCCATCAAAACGTTGCAGCGTGGCACGGTGAAACTCGGCATTTCGGAGTCGTTCACGAGAGAGTTCCTGCCGCAGTTTCTGCAGAGGTTCCACACGCTCTATCCGGGCATCAACTTTGAGGTAGTTGTGGCCGGGGGTTCTAAGCTGGTCGAGCAGCTCGCGAGGGATGAGCTTGATATCTCGCTCTCCTACATCGCCCCCGATATCTTTGACATCACGGTCGTTGAGCAGGTCTTCATCAAGCCATGCTTGCTTGTAGCGAGCAATCACGCCTTTGCTAAACGGCCGTTTGTGGACCTCAGCGAGTGCGCCGACGAAGAGATGGCATTGCCGGACGAGACACTGACTATTCGGGGAAGCTATGTCAGAATGTTCGCGAAGGCGAAGATCAAGCCGCGCAGCGTCATGGTTACGAACTCCTTCGAACTGATGCGCGCCTCGGCAACAGCGGGACTGTGCGTGGCGATCGTGAACAAGTACTTTGGAGGGCCCAAGTCCCCACGCGGGCTGAAGTACGTTCCGTTGCGGGGCAAGGGAGTTGAGAAATGGCCACTCAACATCTGTGTGCACACCGATCGCAACTTGCCTGCTGCGGCCCGCATCTTTCTTGAACATTTGCAGCAGGCGGTTCGCCGCTTCGCGGCCGACGACTGA
- a CDS encoding class II aldolase/adducin family protein produces MSMKKTNIPVSEASEREVRQDLAAAYRLFALFGMDDAIYTHLSVRVPGRHDHFLINPFGVLFSEVTASSLLKIDLNGGKIDDRKEEVNAAGFTIHSAIHAARPDAACVMHTHTVGGVAVASLRDGLQTTNQWALQFYDRVAYHNFEGLALDLDERERLVQSFGREAKAMILRNHGLLTVGRSVAEAFILMFNLERACRVQLAIQASGQEVSPLSPEVCEKTARQFEKGGANASQVSPHAREWSSFKRRLEAVSGLDYRA; encoded by the coding sequence ATGAGCATGAAGAAGACCAACATCCCGGTAAGCGAAGCTAGTGAACGGGAGGTGCGACAGGACTTGGCTGCAGCCTATCGGCTGTTTGCCTTGTTCGGAATGGACGACGCGATCTATACGCACCTTTCAGTGCGTGTGCCTGGTCGACACGATCATTTCTTGATCAACCCATTCGGCGTGTTGTTCAGCGAGGTGACCGCGTCCTCGCTCCTCAAGATTGATCTGAACGGAGGAAAGATTGATGATCGCAAGGAGGAGGTGAATGCTGCGGGCTTTACCATCCACAGCGCCATTCATGCGGCGCGGCCTGACGCCGCGTGTGTGATGCATACCCACACGGTGGGGGGCGTGGCAGTCGCCTCTCTGCGGGATGGGCTCCAGACGACCAACCAATGGGCGCTTCAGTTCTACGATCGGGTGGCGTACCACAATTTCGAGGGGTTGGCGCTCGATCTGGATGAACGCGAGAGACTGGTGCAAAGCTTCGGAAGGGAGGCCAAGGCAATGATTCTGCGCAATCACGGATTGCTGACGGTCGGCCGGTCCGTGGCGGAGGCTTTCATCCTTATGTTCAATCTGGAAAGGGCCTGCCGCGTCCAACTTGCCATCCAGGCCAGCGGCCAGGAAGTCAGTCCGCTTTCGCCGGAGGTGTGCGAGAAGACAGCGCGCCAGTTCGAGAAAGGTGGCGCCAACGCTTCTCAAGTTAGTCCACATGCACGTGAGTGGAGTTCGTTCAAGCGGCGGCTCGAGGCAGTCTCAGGCCTCGACTATCGAGCATAG
- a CDS encoding thioesterase family protein, which translates to MDKLQENAHASVDVIVTESHLAARLTSESGESFPEVFSTPWLLAQLERAAAKVLWPILVEGQLSVGAKVELEHLAPTPLGQKITAHARFLEKKGPLFHFEVWAEDGAGVIGKGTHARAIAPKAAVEKRAASRFAEA; encoded by the coding sequence ATGGACAAACTTCAAGAGAACGCTCATGCATCGGTGGACGTCATCGTTACCGAATCTCATCTTGCCGCCCGTCTCACCTCCGAGTCCGGCGAATCATTTCCCGAGGTGTTTTCCACGCCGTGGCTGCTTGCCCAGCTAGAGCGCGCTGCCGCCAAGGTCCTGTGGCCGATCCTGGTGGAGGGACAGCTGTCGGTGGGTGCCAAGGTCGAACTGGAGCATCTCGCGCCGACCCCGCTTGGTCAGAAGATCACGGCCCATGCACGCTTTTTGGAGAAGAAGGGACCCTTGTTCCACTTCGAGGTGTGGGCAGAGGATGGCGCAGGGGTCATCGGTAAGGGAACCCATGCGCGGGCCATCGCGCCCAAAGCGGCCGTGGAGAAGAGAGCCGCGAGCCGCTTCGCGGAAGCCTGA
- a CDS encoding ABC transporter permease: protein MITTTLPKQVGTGVLGRRPERPLGILLFIVIVGGWELAVRLFDVSALVVPSPTATLVALWNGLVDNTFVLHTGVTLYETLVGFFAGALFGLLLGALIGQFTLVERTLYPYVVAFQTIPKVAIAPLFVIWFGFGVTSKIVITATIVFFPVLANTIVGLRSSPREQIDLITAFTGSRWQTFKYVKVPNALPYIFVGLDVGIVLAVIGAIVGEFVGAQAGLGYLILQRNFSMDTAGVFAILIILSLMGICLHAVVDVIKRKVVFWINHEAEKAMSV from the coding sequence ATGATCACTACCACTTTGCCCAAGCAGGTTGGCACGGGTGTTCTTGGCAGGAGGCCCGAGCGGCCGCTCGGGATCCTGCTTTTCATTGTCATCGTCGGTGGTTGGGAGCTCGCCGTCAGACTTTTCGACGTATCGGCGCTGGTCGTCCCGTCCCCGACGGCGACGCTTGTGGCTCTTTGGAATGGCCTCGTCGACAACACGTTTGTGTTGCACACGGGGGTGACCCTTTATGAGACGCTGGTTGGCTTCTTCGCGGGCGCGCTGTTCGGTTTGCTTCTCGGAGCGCTTATTGGGCAGTTCACCCTTGTTGAGAGAACGTTGTACCCCTATGTGGTTGCATTCCAGACCATCCCCAAGGTAGCCATCGCACCCTTGTTTGTGATCTGGTTCGGGTTTGGGGTGACTTCGAAAATCGTGATTACTGCAACGATCGTGTTCTTCCCGGTTCTGGCCAACACCATTGTCGGCCTGCGCTCCTCGCCCCGGGAGCAGATCGACCTGATCACGGCTTTCACCGGCTCACGATGGCAGACATTCAAGTATGTCAAGGTTCCCAATGCCCTTCCGTACATCTTCGTGGGCCTCGATGTCGGTATCGTGCTGGCAGTGATTGGCGCGATCGTCGGCGAGTTCGTGGGTGCGCAGGCTGGCCTGGGCTATCTGATCCTTCAGCGCAACTTCTCAATGGACACGGCCGGCGTGTTCGCGATCCTCATCATCCTCTCGCTGATGGGAATCTGCCTACACGCAGTAGTAGACGTTATCAAGCGCAAAGTAGTGTTCTGGATCAACCACGAAGCCGAGAAAGCCATGAGCGTCTGA
- a CDS encoding ABC transporter ATP-binding protein: MIHVSGLNKLYATREGKQIHALSDVNFAVADGEFITVVGPSGCGKSTLLKILAGILRRSSGSVEIDGRQIDGPNRQIGVVFQAPVLLPWRTVLENILLPSQLHGAITEANRADAKKYLDMVGLAGFDDKYPNELSGGMQQRVGIARALAHDPALLLMDEPFGALDAMTRESMNLDLLRIRAASKKTVLLVTHSIPEAVFLADRVIVMSPRPGRITEILSVNLPAERKLEMINSAPFGEVVSHIRKYFSSQGALDA; the protein is encoded by the coding sequence ATGATCCATGTCTCAGGCTTGAACAAGCTCTATGCAACCCGCGAGGGGAAGCAGATTCATGCATTGTCAGATGTCAATTTCGCCGTAGCTGACGGTGAGTTCATAACGGTCGTGGGGCCCAGCGGATGCGGCAAGTCGACACTGCTTAAGATCCTTGCAGGGATTCTGCGCCGATCCTCCGGGTCGGTTGAGATCGACGGGCGGCAGATCGACGGCCCGAATCGACAGATTGGGGTGGTCTTCCAAGCGCCCGTGCTGCTTCCGTGGCGCACAGTGCTGGAGAACATCCTCCTGCCAAGCCAGCTCCATGGAGCCATCACAGAGGCTAACCGCGCCGACGCGAAGAAGTACCTCGACATGGTTGGCCTCGCAGGGTTCGACGACAAGTATCCAAATGAGCTGTCCGGCGGCATGCAGCAACGCGTGGGCATTGCGCGGGCCCTTGCGCACGATCCAGCACTACTGCTAATGGACGAGCCATTTGGCGCCCTCGATGCGATGACGCGCGAGTCCATGAACCTGGATCTTCTGCGCATCCGTGCCGCGAGTAAAAAGACCGTCCTTCTTGTGACGCACAGCATTCCCGAGGCGGTGTTCCTGGCGGACCGTGTCATTGTGATGTCGCCGCGGCCAGGCCGTATCACCGAGATCCTCAGCGTCAATTTGCCGGCGGAACGTAAGCTGGAGATGATCAATTCGGCACCCTTCGGCGAGGTTGTCTCTCACATCCGAAAGTATTTCAGTTCACAGGGAGCACTCGACGCATGA
- a CDS encoding enoyl-CoA hydratase/isomerase family protein, which produces MSVESTVATLELARPDKLNSLNDQILIDMQNALDALEGDADVRVVIITGQGRAFCAGFDLSPREKPFTTVQDWREHVKLGNETWWRIWKSRMPVIAAVNGFALGGGCDLSMVCDYTLASEAAVFGEPEIQFQSAPPFNITPWILGMKSAKEFLLFGDRVNAEDAVRLGLANRVVPADQLRAEAMKTALRLAKLPPPSVELNKLGLNRSYELRGFQPAIEYGAEIFTQVLMSESAEAKEFFERMNRDGLKAAFKWRDERFAVPEFRSKPAATLAATQSEEIQ; this is translated from the coding sequence TTGAGTGTTGAAAGCACGGTTGCGACGCTTGAGCTCGCCCGGCCCGACAAGCTGAACTCGCTGAACGATCAGATCCTGATCGACATGCAGAACGCGCTGGATGCGCTCGAGGGAGACGCCGACGTGCGCGTGGTGATCATCACCGGTCAAGGTCGGGCGTTCTGTGCGGGGTTTGACCTTTCCCCCCGGGAGAAGCCTTTTACGACTGTGCAGGACTGGCGCGAGCATGTGAAGCTCGGCAACGAAACGTGGTGGCGGATCTGGAAGTCGCGTATGCCAGTGATCGCCGCGGTAAACGGCTTCGCGCTGGGCGGCGGTTGTGATTTGTCCATGGTCTGCGACTACACGCTTGCCTCTGAGGCCGCTGTCTTCGGCGAGCCTGAGATCCAGTTCCAATCGGCACCGCCTTTCAATATCACGCCATGGATTCTGGGGATGAAGAGCGCGAAGGAGTTCCTGCTCTTCGGTGACCGCGTCAACGCCGAAGACGCGGTTCGCCTTGGGCTTGCGAATCGTGTGGTTCCAGCCGACCAACTCCGTGCCGAGGCCATGAAGACGGCGCTGCGTCTCGCGAAACTGCCGCCTCCTTCAGTCGAGCTCAACAAGCTCGGGCTCAACCGTTCCTACGAACTGCGTGGCTTCCAGCCCGCGATTGAGTACGGTGCGGAGATCTTCACCCAAGTCCTGATGTCGGAATCGGCCGAGGCCAAGGAGTTCTTCGAGCGCATGAATCGCGACGGACTCAAGGCGGCCTTCAAGTGGCGGGACGAGCGCTTCGCGGTGCCCGAATTCAGATCGAAGCCGGCGGCGACACTCGCAGCAACGCAGTCTGAGGAGATTCAATGA
- a CDS encoding acetate--CoA ligase family protein, translating to MNPKSIAVLGASPRPDTMGNTVIKNLLRVGYGGAIYPIHPSAESVLGLPCHRGVDSLPEPVDCVVIALSADKALEALKSAHAAGARSAVLYASGFAETGERGAALQAEIGSFCRDNQINLCGPNCLGIFSVAQGVALYSAAVPEGLEPGDIALISHSGSACIALSSLNRFKFSHLVSLGNGAVTDIPEYLDYLAQDPSTKVAALFVETLRDPAAFASAAAKMRKAGKPIVALKVGRSVSGAAASAAHTGAIASSDSALQAFFRRHGVVLVEDYDELVQTIALFSATRLMPEGVGLGVLNVSGGELAMTCDIAERCGLVLPDLCESTVAHLRTVLPPFGAPRNPLDATGVGVFDTKMYGDCLDALLNDPSIHIVAVSQDCPSSMGEDQAAIYEKLAKAVAERANHAHKPVVFFNNLSARIHPDVLAPLSQIPTLCGMGNALRAIKHLVDYAAFASTEAAPKTLSVERQEEWASRLVSGDPFTERESKLFLEDHGIAVTAEGLASSESDAVAHAEVVGYPVVLKIESADLPHKSEVGGVIINLSDADAVRAAYRQIQESVARKAPEARVTGVLVQKMIRGGVEAILGVVTHRPFPPGIVVGSGGVLVEILQDATFELAPVDLETAGELVNRTRLGSMLGGYRGSVVGDRDALARMLERLSDIAVAYANELEAIDLNPVAVLPEGSGAVVLDALVIAKTQR from the coding sequence ATGAATCCCAAGTCCATCGCCGTGCTGGGTGCGTCGCCGCGCCCCGACACGATGGGCAACACCGTTATCAAGAACCTCCTTCGCGTCGGGTACGGAGGGGCCATCTATCCCATTCACCCCAGCGCGGAATCAGTTCTGGGTCTACCCTGCCATCGAGGCGTGGATTCGCTGCCAGAACCGGTGGATTGCGTCGTCATTGCCCTGAGCGCGGACAAGGCGCTCGAGGCCCTCAAAAGTGCGCATGCAGCGGGAGCGCGCAGCGCCGTGCTCTACGCAAGCGGATTTGCTGAAACGGGTGAGCGCGGAGCCGCTTTGCAGGCTGAGATTGGTTCGTTTTGCCGCGATAACCAGATAAATCTATGCGGGCCGAACTGCCTTGGCATTTTCAGCGTTGCGCAGGGTGTGGCTCTCTACAGCGCCGCTGTACCGGAAGGCTTGGAACCCGGGGACATCGCGCTCATCTCGCATTCGGGTTCGGCTTGCATCGCCTTGAGCAGTCTGAATCGCTTCAAGTTCAGCCATCTGGTGTCCCTCGGAAACGGGGCGGTAACAGATATTCCCGAGTACCTTGATTACTTGGCGCAGGATCCCTCGACAAAGGTGGCGGCGCTCTTTGTGGAAACGCTGCGCGATCCCGCTGCATTTGCCAGCGCCGCGGCGAAGATGCGAAAGGCGGGCAAGCCGATCGTGGCGCTGAAGGTCGGCCGCTCCGTCTCCGGAGCGGCTGCGAGTGCCGCTCACACGGGCGCGATCGCCAGCTCCGACAGTGCGTTGCAGGCGTTCTTTCGCCGTCATGGTGTGGTGTTGGTGGAAGACTACGACGAGCTGGTCCAGACGATCGCGCTGTTCTCTGCGACTCGCTTGATGCCTGAAGGTGTTGGGCTAGGCGTGCTCAACGTAAGCGGAGGCGAGCTGGCGATGACATGCGACATCGCTGAACGCTGCGGACTGGTGTTGCCGGATCTCTGTGAATCGACCGTGGCGCATCTTAGGACCGTGCTTCCCCCCTTCGGGGCGCCACGCAATCCGCTTGACGCTACCGGCGTTGGCGTATTCGACACCAAGATGTACGGCGACTGCCTGGACGCATTGCTGAACGATCCGTCGATTCACATCGTTGCAGTTTCGCAAGATTGTCCTTCTTCAATGGGGGAAGACCAGGCGGCCATCTACGAGAAGCTCGCCAAGGCCGTTGCCGAGCGCGCCAACCATGCTCACAAGCCGGTCGTGTTCTTCAACAATCTGTCAGCCAGGATTCACCCCGACGTGCTTGCTCCACTAAGTCAAATTCCGACGCTGTGCGGTATGGGGAATGCATTGCGCGCGATCAAGCATCTGGTGGACTATGCGGCGTTTGCCTCCACCGAAGCCGCTCCCAAAACGCTCAGCGTCGAACGCCAGGAAGAGTGGGCTTCAAGGCTCGTATCCGGTGACCCGTTCACCGAGCGCGAGAGCAAGCTCTTTCTCGAGGACCATGGAATTGCCGTGACCGCCGAAGGTCTGGCTTCATCCGAGAGCGATGCTGTTGCCCATGCCGAGGTAGTCGGCTACCCCGTAGTGCTGAAGATTGAGTCCGCGGACCTTCCGCACAAGAGCGAAGTCGGCGGCGTGATCATCAATCTGTCCGACGCAGACGCTGTGAGGGCCGCCTATCGGCAGATTCAGGAGAGCGTCGCCCGCAAGGCACCTGAGGCACGCGTGACTGGCGTACTGGTGCAGAAGATGATCCGCGGCGGCGTCGAAGCAATCCTGGGGGTGGTGACGCATCGACCCTTCCCGCCTGGCATCGTGGTCGGTTCTGGAGGCGTATTGGTCGAGATCCTTCAGGACGCTACCTTCGAGCTTGCTCCCGTGGACCTGGAGACCGCCGGGGAGTTGGTCAATCGAACGCGTCTAGGAAGCATGCTGGGCGGCTACCGCGGCAGCGTCGTGGGAGACCGCGATGCGCTGGCCAGGATGCTGGAGCGACTGTCTGACATTGCGGTGGCCTACGCAAACGAGCTCGAAGCCATCGATTTGAATCCTGTTGCAGTCCTGCCGGAAGGCAGTGGGGCAGTGGTGCTGGACGCGCTAGTGATTGCCAAGACTCAAAGATAG